A window from Verrucomicrobiota bacterium encodes these proteins:
- the thpR gene encoding RNA 2',3'-cyclic phosphodiesterase — protein MPEPPQNIRAFLAVPLPPEVLARLKVLQRELGESIEDVAWTRPESVHLTIRFFGNVPHARLAALQQTIRQVCAEVAPCQLRAEKTGCFGGRVIWVGLAGDLKHLEALAAHISDATRGFGDHNEQRAFRPHLTIGRVKPRHAKSAFLAEKLSTWANREFGGWAMAHLELMRSELSPQGARYSCLDRIPLEGKGIGER, from the coding sequence ATGCCTGAGCCGCCTCAAAACATTCGCGCGTTCCTCGCCGTGCCGCTGCCGCCGGAGGTGCTGGCGCGACTGAAAGTGTTGCAACGAGAGCTCGGCGAGTCGATTGAAGATGTTGCTTGGACACGGCCGGAGTCGGTGCATTTGACGATTCGTTTTTTCGGCAATGTTCCCCACGCGCGCCTCGCAGCATTGCAACAGACCATCCGCCAGGTGTGCGCGGAGGTCGCCCCATGTCAGCTTCGTGCCGAAAAGACGGGCTGTTTCGGCGGGCGGGTGATCTGGGTGGGCTTGGCGGGCGACCTGAAACACTTGGAAGCCTTGGCCGCGCACATCAGCGATGCGACGCGCGGATTCGGTGATCACAATGAGCAGCGGGCGTTTCGACCGCATCTGACCATCGGCCGCGTCAAGCCGCGGCACGCGAAGAGCGCATTCCTCGCGGAGAAACTATCCACCTGGGCGAACAGAGAATTTGGCGGGTGGGCAATGGCGCATCTGGAGTTGATGCGGAGCGAGCTTTCGCCGCAAGGGGCGCGTTACTCATGCCTGGACCGGATTCCGTTGGAAGGAAAGGGCATCGGGGAACGGTGA
- a CDS encoding agmatine deiminase family protein: protein MPAEWERHASTWFTWPRRDGISFPDKYDSVPPVYAELIRHLVQVEEVNINVWDAEMERVVRGLLSQYKTPLDRVRFHQFPAYEPWCRDHGPIFLVREQNGKRERAIVDWGYNAWGNKYPPFDLDDAVPQHVAKLRQLPLFSPSMVLEGGSIEVNGRGTLLTTEACLLNPNRNPDLTKRQIERCLCDYLGVTKVLWLGEGIVGDDTDGHIDDLARFVNPETVVTVMEQDPADANHQILQDNLQRLRTLCDQDGEAFRIVTLPMPGVVEHQGQRLPASYANFYIANEIVLVPTYRHTNDAKALAILQKEFRDRRVMGIDSTELIWGLGAFHCISQQEPG from the coding sequence ATGCCGGCGGAATGGGAAAGGCACGCGAGCACGTGGTTCACTTGGCCGCGTCGCGATGGAATCAGTTTTCCGGACAAGTATGACAGCGTCCCGCCAGTTTACGCGGAGTTGATTCGGCATCTCGTTCAAGTTGAAGAGGTGAACATCAACGTTTGGGATGCGGAGATGGAACGTGTGGTGCGCGGATTGTTGAGCCAATATAAGACGCCACTTGATCGTGTCCGCTTTCACCAGTTCCCCGCTTATGAACCGTGGTGTCGCGATCACGGCCCGATTTTTCTCGTGCGGGAACAAAACGGAAAACGCGAGCGGGCGATCGTCGATTGGGGCTACAATGCCTGGGGCAACAAGTATCCACCGTTTGATCTCGACGACGCGGTTCCGCAACACGTCGCGAAATTGCGCCAGCTTCCGCTCTTCTCGCCGTCGATGGTTTTGGAGGGCGGCTCGATTGAAGTGAATGGTCGCGGCACTTTATTGACCACCGAGGCTTGTTTGTTGAATCCCAACCGCAATCCGGATTTGACAAAACGTCAGATCGAAAGATGTCTGTGCGACTATCTCGGTGTAACGAAAGTGCTTTGGCTGGGCGAAGGCATTGTGGGCGATGATACCGATGGACACATCGACGATCTGGCGCGTTTTGTGAACCCGGAAACGGTTGTGACGGTGATGGAACAGGATCCCGCCGATGCAAACCACCAAATCCTGCAAGACAATTTGCAACGCTTGCGCACCCTGTGCGATCAGGACGGCGAAGCGTTTCGGATTGTTACATTGCCGATGCCCGGTGTCGTCGAACATCAGGGGCAACGATTGCCCGCGAGCTACGCGAATTTCTACATTGCCAACGAAATTGTTCTCGTGCCGACGTATCGCCACACCAACGACGCAAAGGCGCTGGCAATTTTGCAAAAGGAATTCCGTGACCGGCGTGTGATGGGTATCGATTCGACGGAGTTGATCTGGGGACTCGGCGCGTTCCATTGCATCAGCCAGCAGGAGCCGGGGTAA
- a CDS encoding aldo/keto reductase has protein sequence METIPLGTSSLRTSRLAYGCWRIAGTWTPSEVTPESEAAGRCAVIAAYEAGYTLFDTADVYSIGVSERMLGEALKQVSGMRERVVIATKGGIRVPGEPNPDSPQRYDFSEQHIVSACEQSLQRLGVDTIDLYQLHRPDYLANPEEIASAFARLKQTGKVRYFGVSNFRPSLVTALQVACPMPLIVNQVEISLAKLDCFTDGTLDQCLIEKMTPLAWSPLAGGYLGDGAKRVLPSQQKYRTATIVAVLDKIAAARGVSPTAVALAWLMKHPSRIVPIIGSTNPARIREAAKSADFELTREEWYHLLAAAQGGPVP, from the coding sequence ATGGAAACGATTCCACTGGGCACGAGTTCACTACGCACCAGCCGCCTGGCTTACGGCTGCTGGCGAATCGCCGGCACCTGGACGCCGTCCGAGGTCACACCCGAAAGCGAGGCGGCGGGTCGCTGCGCAGTGATCGCGGCTTACGAGGCGGGTTACACGCTGTTCGATACGGCGGATGTTTATTCCATCGGCGTATCGGAACGGATGTTGGGGGAAGCCCTCAAACAAGTTTCCGGGATGCGGGAGCGGGTGGTGATTGCGACGAAGGGCGGGATACGTGTTCCCGGCGAGCCGAATCCCGATTCACCGCAGCGTTATGATTTTTCCGAGCAACATATCGTCTCGGCTTGTGAGCAGTCGTTGCAGCGGCTCGGAGTGGACACGATTGATCTCTACCAACTGCATCGCCCGGATTATCTGGCCAACCCGGAAGAGATCGCGAGTGCCTTTGCACGATTGAAACAGACGGGCAAGGTGCGTTATTTCGGCGTCAGCAATTTTCGTCCGTCGCTGGTGACTGCTCTTCAGGTCGCCTGCCCGATGCCGCTCATTGTCAATCAGGTTGAGATCAGTCTGGCCAAACTGGATTGCTTTACCGACGGCACGCTCGACCAATGCCTGATTGAAAAAATGACGCCACTGGCGTGGAGTCCGCTGGCGGGAGGTTATTTGGGTGACGGAGCGAAACGTGTGTTGCCCTCACAACAGAAGTATCGGACGGCGACGATTGTCGCCGTGCTGGATAAGATCGCGGCAGCGAGGGGTGTCAGCCCGACGGCTGTGGCATTGGCGTGGTTGATGAAACATCCGAGCAGGATTGTGCCGATCATTGGTTCAACCAATCCGGCGCGAATTCGTGAGGCAGCAAAGTCGGCGGACTTCGAACTGACGCGCGAGGAATGGTATCACCTGCTGGCCGCGGCGCAGGGTGGGCCGGTGCCCTGA